From the Rhipicephalus sanguineus isolate Rsan-2018 unplaced genomic scaffold, BIME_Rsan_1.4 Seq271, whole genome shotgun sequence genome, the window CGGACCTCGCGCAGCATGTAAATATCGACTTCGATCGTAAATCGAAAACGCTTTGCCGGCGGCTCCATCGCTGCAGTTTCCCCGATTCAAATGTAGCGGGAGAAAGCTGGCTTCCCGCGCGGCTCGTCTTGGCTGTAGTTGTGGCTAAAGCCATCTCGTGGTTTCACGCAACGCGGGATCTCCTCGAGATCCCGCGAGATCCCGGCCGCAAAGGGGCGTTGCGGGCCGCACGCTATTTCGGATTTTTTGCGGCGGAACATGGCGGAACGCAAACAGTAACCGCGGTTAGCGTTATGGCGCATGCGCATGGCCGCGCCGCAAGGAATCGCGTACCAAAGCTTAGCGATGCTATTCCAAAACTGCCTATTACGCCGAGTCGACGCTAGGCAAGACGTGCCGAGCATGTCAAGCAGTCAAGGTGACTCGTCCACGCGCACAGCACTTCAAGCATTTCGGCCACCAAGTGTCGTTTCGACCACGTCCACTTGAACTTGGTAGGACCTCTTCCTCCTTCCCAGGGTTACAGATACCTGCTCACATGTGTCGACCGCTACTCACGGTGGCCTGAGGCGATGCCGATTCTGGACATCGCAGCCGGGACAGTCGCACAGGCGTTTGTGGCCACATGGGTTTCACGCTATGGCTGCCCACTGCGCATAACAACCGACCGTGGACGACAATTCCAGAGCAACCTATTCTCTGCGCTGGCAAGGCTTCTGGGAACACGGCTCCAGTTCACCACGGCTTACCACCCAGAGAGCAATGGAATGGTGGAGCGGCTACACCGTCAACTGAAGGCATCTCTAACGGCCAAATTGAATAGAGagcactgggtggagaagctccctctcgttcttctgGGCCTGCGTACCGCGCTAAAAGAAGACCTCGGATTCAGTGCAGCAGAAATGCTGTACGGCTCTACAATCCGACTACCGGGAGAATTCTTTGGTGAGAAACCAAGCACTGCGCCGACACCTTCAGAACATATGGAAAGGCTATATTCCTGGTTGGAGCACCTGCGACCCAACGCGCCACGCGTCAGCCGCGAACAAAGAGTGTTTTCGTTCCCAGACATGAATACGGCAacccatgtgttcgtgcgacGAGACACAGTGAAAGCGCCGTTGACTCC encodes:
- the LOC119376901 gene encoding uncharacterized protein LOC119376901, which encodes MPILDIAAGTVAQAFVATWVSRYGCPLRITTDRGRQFQSNLFSALARLLGTRLQFTTAYHPESNGMVERLHRQLKASLTAKLNREHWVEKLPLVLLGLRTALKEDLGFSAAEMLYGSTIRLPGEFFGEKPSTAPTPSEHMERLYSWLEHLRPNAPRVSREQRVFSFPDMNTATHVFVRRDTVKAPLTPAYDGPFRVLSRSNKTVTIRVRDREDIVSLDRVKPAHLMD